From Thalassotalea euphylliae, the proteins below share one genomic window:
- the greA gene encoding transcription elongation factor GreA, whose amino-acid sequence MNQIPMTAAGAEALREELTHLKQVKRPEIIEAIAEAREHGDLKENAEYHAAREQQGFCEGRIQEIEGKLGNAQIIDVTKIPNSGKVIFGVTVGLLNIDTDEEVSYQIVGDDEADIKNNRISVNSPIARGLIGKTVDSEVEITTPAGVVEYEIISVDHK is encoded by the coding sequence ATGAACCAAATTCCAATGACAGCAGCTGGCGCAGAAGCGTTGCGTGAAGAGCTGACCCATTTAAAGCAAGTAAAACGTCCAGAAATTATTGAAGCAATTGCCGAAGCGCGTGAGCATGGCGATCTAAAAGAAAATGCGGAGTATCATGCCGCTCGCGAACAGCAAGGCTTCTGTGAAGGCCGTATTCAAGAAATTGAAGGCAAGCTGGGCAATGCACAAATCATTGACGTCACTAAAATCCCTAACTCAGGTAAAGTGATTTTCGGTGTTACCGTTGGCTTATTAAATATCGATACTGACGAAGAAGTAAGCTACCAAATTGTTGGCGATGATGAAGCCGATATTAAAAATAATCGCATCTCGGTTAACTCACCGATTGCGCGCGGTTTGATTGGTAAAACCGTTGATTCAGAGGTTGAAATTACAACTCCTGCGGGCGTAGTTGAATATGAGATTATCTCTGTAGACCATAAATAA
- the dapB gene encoding 4-hydroxy-tetrahydrodipicolinate reductase yields the protein MTTKVAILGCSGRMGRNLIKAAVEHDEIELVGGTVRENSSFAGFDLGELAGIGKLDLVTSTSLEAVSSADVFIDFTSIESTLSNIEWCKANNKALVIGTTGFEDAQVKSIKQAGQDMPVLLAPNTSVGVNLLFKLLEITAQAIGDYTDIEIFEAHHRFKKDAPSGTAMKMGQVIAETLGRDLNECAVYGREGITDERDNKTIGFATVRAGDIVGEHTAFFADLGERLEITHKASSRMTFAQGAMRAALWLAKAKHGYYDMQDVLGLK from the coding sequence ATGACCACTAAAGTTGCAATTTTAGGCTGTAGCGGCCGCATGGGCCGTAACTTGATCAAGGCAGCTGTAGAGCATGATGAAATTGAACTGGTTGGTGGCACGGTGCGCGAAAATTCTTCTTTTGCTGGTTTTGACTTAGGCGAGTTAGCAGGTATTGGCAAACTTGATTTGGTGACAAGCACTTCGCTTGAAGCGGTCAGCAGTGCCGATGTCTTTATCGACTTTACTTCGATTGAATCTACGTTGAGCAATATCGAGTGGTGTAAAGCGAATAATAAAGCACTAGTCATTGGTACTACCGGCTTTGAAGATGCGCAAGTTAAATCGATCAAACAGGCTGGTCAAGACATGCCCGTATTATTAGCGCCAAACACCAGTGTTGGTGTTAACTTGCTATTTAAACTCTTGGAAATTACCGCTCAGGCTATTGGCGACTATACTGATATAGAAATTTTTGAGGCGCACCACCGATTCAAAAAAGATGCACCGTCAGGCACCGCGATGAAGATGGGGCAGGTGATCGCTGAAACCCTAGGGCGTGATTTAAATGAATGCGCCGTTTATGGTCGCGAGGGTATTACTGATGAACGCGATAACAAGACTATAGGTTTTGCCACGGTTCGTGCTGGCGATATCGTTGGTGAACATACGGCATTTTTTGCGGATTTGGGCGAGCGCCTCGAAATCACCCATAAAGCCAGTTCGCGTATGACCTTTGCTCAAGGGGCAATGCGTGCAGCACTTTGGTTAGCTAAGGCTAAGCACGGTTATTACGATATGCAAGATGTTCTTGGGCTGAAATAA
- the carA gene encoding glutamine-hydrolyzing carbamoyl-phosphate synthase small subunit has product MTKSAILVLEDGTIFNGTAIGAEGMAVGEVVFNTSMTGYQEILTDPSYAEQIVTLTYPHIGNTGTNSEDEESGTIWAKGLVIRDLPLLASNFRNEESLSDYLARNNILGIADIDTRKLTRILREKGAQNGCILAGDSLDEAKALAQAKGFPGLKGMDLAKVVSTKEQYQWTEGSWQLGKGHTCYKETPENFDFHVVAYDFGAKRNILRMLVDRGCKLTVVPAQTPAADVLAMNPDGIFLSNGPGDPEPCDYAIAAIKSFLETDIPVFGICLGHQLLGLASGAKTIKMKFGHHGGNHPVKDIDRDAVMITAQNHGFAVDEDNMSDNLRVTHKSLFDGTIQGIHRTDKPAFSFQGHPEASPGPHDAAPLFDHFIELINEAKAAK; this is encoded by the coding sequence TTGACTAAATCTGCCATTTTGGTGCTAGAAGACGGCACTATATTTAACGGCACCGCTATTGGTGCAGAAGGAATGGCGGTTGGTGAAGTGGTGTTTAACACTTCCATGACCGGTTACCAAGAAATCCTGACTGATCCTTCCTACGCAGAACAAATTGTTACCCTCACTTATCCTCACATTGGCAACACTGGTACAAACTCAGAAGACGAAGAGTCTGGCACCATTTGGGCTAAAGGCTTAGTGATTCGCGACTTACCTTTACTGGCCAGTAATTTTAGAAACGAAGAAAGCTTGAGCGATTACCTAGCGCGCAACAATATTTTAGGTATTGCTGATATCGACACGCGTAAACTAACACGTATTCTACGTGAAAAAGGTGCTCAAAATGGCTGTATCTTAGCGGGCGATAGCCTAGATGAGGCAAAGGCACTAGCCCAAGCAAAAGGCTTCCCTGGCTTAAAAGGTATGGACTTAGCAAAAGTCGTATCGACTAAAGAACAATACCAGTGGACAGAAGGCAGCTGGCAGCTAGGAAAAGGCCATACCTGCTATAAAGAAACGCCGGAAAACTTCGACTTTCACGTCGTTGCCTACGATTTTGGTGCCAAACGCAATATTTTACGTATGTTAGTAGACCGTGGCTGTAAGCTTACGGTTGTGCCAGCGCAAACTCCAGCGGCTGACGTACTAGCGATGAATCCAGATGGCATCTTCCTATCTAATGGTCCCGGCGATCCAGAGCCATGTGACTACGCAATCGCAGCAATTAAATCTTTCCTTGAAACTGATATTCCAGTGTTCGGTATTTGTTTAGGCCATCAGCTATTAGGTTTAGCCAGTGGTGCCAAGACGATTAAAATGAAGTTCGGTCACCACGGTGGCAACCACCCAGTGAAAGACATTGACCGCGATGCGGTGATGATCACCGCGCAAAACCATGGTTTCGCTGTTGATGAAGACAATATGTCAGACAATCTGCGCGTCACGCACAAATCACTGTTTGATGGCACAATTCAAGGTATTCACCGCACTGACAAGCCAGCCTTTAGCTTCCAAGGTCACCCAGAAGCAAGCCCAGGTCCACATGACGCAGCACCGTTATTTGACCACTTTATTGAACTAATTAATGAAGCTAAAGCAGCTAAGTAA
- the carB gene encoding carbamoyl-phosphate synthase large subunit, with protein MPKRTDIKSILILGAGPIVIGQACEFDYSGAQACKALREEGYRVILVNSNPATIMTDPEMADATYIEPIHWEVVRKIIEKERPDAILPTMGGQTALNCALELESNGVLAEFDVEMIGATADAIDKAENRERFDQAMKNIGLECPRAEIVHSMEEAKETAKRIGFPCIIRPSFTMGGTGGGIAYNQEEFETICTRGLDLSPTNELLIDESLIGWKEYEMEVVRDKNDNCIIICSIENFDPMGIHTGDSITVAPAQTLTDKEYQIMRNASLAVLREIGVETGGSNVQFGVNPKDGRVVIIEMNPRVSRSSALASKATGFPIAKVAAKLAVGFTLDELQNDITGGATPASFEPTIDYVVTKIPRFNFEKFAGSEDRLTTQMKSVGEVMAIGRNQQESMQKALRGLEVGASGFDPKVDINDKDARSEIMHELQEAGADRIWYVADAFRLGMSVDEVFNATKIDRWFLVQIEDIVNEEKVLAESGMAGLNAASLKRLKRKGFSDKRLADVIGVNESEIRKKRHAADIRPVYKRVDTCAAEFKSDTAYMYSTYDEECESSPSDKEKIMIIGGGPNRIGQGIEFDYCCVHAALAMREDGYETIMVNCNPETVSTDYDTSDRLYFEPITFEDVLEIVNVEKPKGVIVQYGGQTPLKLARALEAAGVPIIGTSPDAIDRAEDRERFQQAVERLGLLQPENATVTSLEEAVSEAKTIGFPLVVRPSYVLGGRAMEIVYDEDDLRRYMNEAVSVSNDSPVLLDHFLDDAVEVDIDAICDGENVVIGGIMQHIEQAGVHSGDSACSLPAYSLSQEVQDVMREQVTKLAFELGVVGLMNTQMAVKDGKVYLIEVNPRAARTVPFVSKATSVPLAKVAARVMAGKSLTEQGITKETIPPFFSVKEVVIPFNKFHGSDPLVGPEMRSTGEVMGVGETFEEAYAKANLGANVVVPKSGRALVSVRNSDKERVVDLGKQLVELGYELDATHGTAVMLGEAGVPCRLVNKVHEGRPHILDRIKNGEYSYIINTTEGRKAIEDSKVLRGGALRYKVAYTTTLNAAFAACQAHAADDRDKVTSIQELHARC; from the coding sequence ATGCCAAAACGTACTGACATAAAAAGTATTCTAATCTTAGGTGCTGGCCCAATTGTTATCGGTCAAGCGTGTGAGTTTGACTATTCAGGCGCACAAGCCTGTAAAGCCCTGCGCGAAGAAGGTTACCGCGTTATTCTCGTGAACTCTAATCCAGCCACCATTATGACCGACCCAGAAATGGCTGACGCAACTTATATTGAGCCTATTCACTGGGAAGTTGTGCGCAAGATCATTGAAAAAGAACGTCCAGACGCGATTTTACCTACTATGGGTGGTCAAACAGCACTTAACTGTGCACTAGAGCTTGAATCAAACGGTGTACTTGCTGAGTTTGATGTTGAGATGATCGGTGCAACTGCTGATGCTATCGACAAAGCAGAAAACCGTGAACGCTTTGACCAAGCAATGAAAAACATTGGTTTGGAATGTCCACGCGCTGAAATTGTGCACTCAATGGAAGAAGCGAAAGAAACCGCTAAGCGTATCGGTTTCCCATGTATTATTCGCCCGTCTTTCACCATGGGTGGAACCGGTGGCGGTATCGCGTATAACCAAGAAGAATTCGAGACAATTTGTACGCGTGGTTTAGATTTATCTCCAACCAACGAACTACTTATCGATGAATCATTGATCGGTTGGAAAGAGTATGAAATGGAAGTGGTTCGCGATAAGAACGACAACTGTATCATTATCTGTTCGATTGAAAACTTTGACCCTATGGGCATTCACACTGGTGACTCAATCACGGTAGCACCAGCGCAAACCCTAACTGACAAAGAATACCAAATCATGCGTAACGCATCACTTGCGGTATTGCGTGAAATTGGTGTTGAAACTGGTGGTTCAAACGTACAGTTTGGTGTTAACCCGAAAGATGGTCGCGTTGTCATTATCGAGATGAACCCGCGTGTTTCGCGCTCATCTGCATTAGCATCAAAAGCGACTGGTTTCCCAATTGCGAAAGTGGCCGCAAAACTAGCAGTTGGCTTCACGTTAGACGAGTTACAAAACGATATTACAGGCGGCGCAACACCAGCATCGTTCGAACCGACGATTGATTACGTGGTAACAAAAATCCCACGTTTTAACTTCGAAAAATTCGCTGGCTCAGAAGATCGCTTAACGACGCAAATGAAATCAGTCGGTGAGGTGATGGCAATTGGTCGTAACCAACAAGAATCAATGCAAAAAGCACTACGTGGCTTAGAAGTTGGCGCTAGCGGTTTTGATCCAAAAGTAGATATCAACGACAAAGACGCACGCTCTGAAATTATGCACGAGTTGCAAGAAGCGGGCGCTGATCGCATCTGGTATGTGGCTGATGCCTTCCGTTTAGGCATGTCAGTTGATGAGGTATTCAATGCCACAAAGATTGACCGCTGGTTCCTAGTGCAAATCGAAGACATCGTTAATGAAGAGAAAGTACTAGCAGAAAGCGGCATGGCGGGCTTAAACGCTGCGTCATTAAAACGCTTAAAGCGCAAAGGTTTCTCAGACAAGCGTCTTGCTGATGTAATTGGTGTTAACGAGTCAGAAATTCGCAAGAAACGTCATGCGGCTGATATTCGCCCAGTTTACAAGCGCGTTGATACCTGTGCGGCAGAATTTAAGTCTGACACGGCTTACATGTACTCAACCTACGATGAAGAGTGTGAGTCTTCACCGTCTGACAAAGAAAAAATCATGATCATTGGTGGTGGTCCAAACCGTATCGGTCAAGGCATCGAGTTTGACTACTGTTGTGTACACGCAGCCCTTGCAATGCGCGAAGACGGTTACGAAACCATTATGGTGAACTGTAACCCTGAAACGGTTTCAACTGACTACGACACGTCTGATCGCTTGTACTTCGAGCCGATCACTTTTGAAGATGTGTTAGAAATCGTCAATGTTGAAAAACCAAAAGGCGTTATCGTGCAGTACGGTGGTCAAACACCACTGAAACTTGCTCGTGCATTAGAAGCGGCTGGCGTGCCAATTATTGGTACTTCACCTGATGCGATTGACCGTGCAGAAGACCGTGAGCGTTTCCAACAAGCGGTTGAGCGTTTAGGTTTATTACAACCAGAAAACGCAACAGTGACTTCATTAGAAGAAGCGGTATCAGAAGCGAAAACTATCGGCTTTCCATTGGTTGTTCGTCCATCTTACGTATTGGGTGGTCGTGCGATGGAAATCGTTTACGATGAAGACGACTTACGCCGTTACATGAACGAAGCAGTAAGCGTGTCAAACGATTCGCCAGTATTGCTTGATCACTTCCTTGACGATGCCGTTGAAGTAGACATCGATGCTATTTGTGACGGTGAAAACGTGGTGATTGGCGGCATTATGCAGCATATCGAACAAGCGGGTGTTCACTCAGGTGACTCAGCCTGTTCATTACCGGCTTACAGCCTAAGCCAAGAAGTGCAAGACGTGATGCGTGAGCAAGTGACTAAACTTGCGTTTGAACTAGGTGTTGTTGGCCTAATGAACACGCAAATGGCGGTAAAAGACGGCAAGGTCTACTTAATTGAAGTTAACCCTCGTGCTGCTCGTACCGTGCCATTTGTTTCAAAGGCAACATCAGTACCACTAGCGAAAGTGGCGGCACGTGTAATGGCTGGTAAGTCATTGACTGAACAAGGCATTACTAAAGAAACGATTCCACCGTTCTTCTCAGTAAAAGAAGTGGTGATTCCGTTTAACAAGTTCCACGGCTCTGACCCATTAGTTGGCCCAGAAATGCGCTCAACTGGTGAAGTGATGGGTGTTGGTGAAACGTTTGAAGAAGCGTATGCCAAAGCGAACTTAGGTGCGAACGTAGTTGTACCGAAATCAGGTCGTGCGTTGGTGTCTGTGCGTAACTCAGATAAAGAGCGTGTGGTTGACTTAGGTAAGCAGTTAGTAGAATTAGGCTACGAGCTAGATGCCACCCACGGCACCGCGGTAATGTTAGGTGAAGCAGGCGTACCGTGTCGCTTAGTTAACAAGGTACACGAAGGTCGCCCACACATTCTTGATAGAATCAAAAATGGCGAGTATAGCTACATTATTAACACTACTGAAGGCCGTAAGGCGATTGAAGACTCAAAAGTGTTACGTGGCGGTGCATTGCGTTACAAAGTGGCTTATACCACAACCTTGAATGCGGCTTTTGCAGCATGCCAGGCACACGCTGCTGATGACCGCGACAAGGTAACGTCTATTCAAGAGTTACACGCACGCTGTTAG